TATTTCACGTTTTAGGACTTTTAGGTTACTAGACGTGGGTTACAAGCCTTTTTGTAACCTACCAAtgttacaactagacaaacccatttttttttatcttcaagAAACGAAGACAAAAATCCTCACATGGCTTTTTCTTTATCCTCAAATGCTTTGCCATGTACGGAGAATACCAAAATCTTAACACGTGGGTAATCTAATTGGAAACTTTCCCATCCAACAATAGATATAATAACGAAAGATAATCATGCATATGGCTCAAAATGGCCAGGATTGTATTAAGCCTCTTTCATGTGGACAATGTAAAAAGTATTTGCTCAAGAAACATGTACGTAAAGCTTCTTCGATTTCTAAATGGTTTGTTGATCGTGTATataatttaatggttgaagtttaggttatgtttggtaacgttttattggaatgtttttggagttttttagTTCTATTAAAacgaaaaaaatggaataaagcattTGATGCATCATAGatgagtttttgttttttttggaacaaaaagtgaaaaaagaacagTAGAAACTGGAATTGATGGAACGAAAAATAGCTGTTCCGTCTTCCTAGTTCGttcccaattaaaaaaaaaaaagaactatttgggggattttaggaaaattgttcccaaTAAACTTGTCTTCCACCTTAActcttcatttttcacaatttcgtgcacaaagaggagaaaagactTGCATTTTGAAACCGTTctaaacagattcaccaaacaccattttttcgtttaaaaacgaTATTTTaacacagaaactaaaattttcgtttttgacacaaaaggttttttctggaacagaaacgttaccaaacataaccttaaggtttgtttttaataagaaaaaaaaaatgtaggtaGAGATAGCAAAGAAATAAGAGATTTGGTGGAAGGGGAGATTTTAGGATTAgttacatgagagagagagagagagagagagagagagagagagagagagagagagagagagagagagagagagaatgtgattTAGATTCATTGAGTTGAATAAGGATTGCATTCTTTAAGCCCCGTTTGTTTGATGgataaaaaaagatgaaaaatttgTGAGGGTGTGTCTCACATGTTGTGTGTTGGTTGATAATAGATACAAAACAACTTTTCTATGAAATCCACTTATTCAAATATTCATACTTGTAGTATCTTGTGAGAAACAAGTATTACCTTTCCACCTTTTTTACCTTTAGACTATTTTTTCCCCAAACAAACAGAGTCTAAATTAAATACTATCTTCCTTAATTTATGAGTACCCATGGTTGTAAATCATAACAATTATTTATTAGAGTGTAAAGGGAGAAGCCAAAAGAGGAGACTagaattttctctccctcttgtgaagagtgagtttcttctctctcttctgtagagaagatattttattcttataaaaattgtgttataaaaaaattaaaaaatatcattatatttttgttttaaaattttttttttcctcccacaAGGTTTTTGGCTTTTGAGTTGCTTTTGAGAAGAAGTAGCTTAGTGTGAAAACTTTAATACCACATTGGGAATGAAAGAGAATGACTAAAGCTTAATGTATAGGAATGTGATTCTAAGAGTAAGGGTTCCTTAGAGAGATGTATGTCTCCTCACTCATGTCTGGGTTgttccatataaaaaaaaatattgttgtacTCCAGACCAAAttaattttggatttatttttaaCTGGAGCCAAATGCATTATAGCTGAATTGATGGAATCCAAAATAGTGTCATTTGCATCTTAAACCACATTGGTTTTAGGACATTGAAAGCCATCTAGGATTTTGGGCATCAACTCTTATCGGGACCTCAAAATGGCTGACAATGTACTCTGTTCGACGTGTAGTGAGCTTCAGATGACGTTGTCTACATCTCGCTATATCTTGTCCAAAATTTACTTGAAGCTGTTTCAATGGCTATTTTTTAAAAAGTCACCTCTCTTGGAAATGGTGTTTTGAAGTGGTTTTTCTCCTCAATAAATAGGGGTTGTCCCTAGCCATTCAATATATTCTTAATTGGTTGATATTTCCTCACAAAATCTCTCTTCTTCGTCTCGTTTTCTCCCATAAAACCTTGAGTTGAGTTCTTTCATTCTTTGcacaattttttctcttttatttgtgaGTATGAGCACAATTGTATACGACTTGAAGGAGTTTGCAATAAGGGAGTGCACCACTACTGTCGAAAGCTACAAAATTATTGTATCTTAGAGCTAGTTCACATATACCTGGTTGTATTGATAGGAGTGTCTATAGTCTTGAGGAAAAGGCCCATTAATACACCTCACCCTTCATCATCTTAACTTGATTCATTTTAATATACTAGAGCAGCAGTTTCCTTCAAATAGATAAGTTGACATCACTCCCTACGGTTTTTccattgtattttttttgggagagggataggcatgctagcgtagtacctaggaattaggaatgctaacGGGATATTAGTCGTAGAATTTAATCAACCTAAATTAAACCGTTGGATAGAGAGAAGATGTACAAACTTTCATTCCACTGTTtttacactctctctctctctctctctctctctctctctctctctctctctcacacagcTGGAAATTCGGAAAGTGAACTCCGGTGGGATGTTGAAGCCGACAGAGGACcgaatattttttcctttttattcgaTAAAAACACTTTTCACCCTAAAAATCAAGTCTCCTGTAATGCGATGATCACGGAATCAACCACCTTCTCTTTGGTTTTCCTGATCTCCGAGTTTATGGTTTCGGTTTGACCACAATGGAACGCCTCTGTTTCTGATTCTGTCTCATCGAAGAAGGAGAGAGTGTTTCAAATCCAATTGCTCCACTGCGATGGTGAGGCTTATTCATGGAGGATGAATCATAGGAGAAACTAGCCCCCACCATTTTTATCATTGACGCCATTGTTTgcccaaacctttttttttttttggaattgaaATAGTCTGTCACTCAATCTTACCCAGTGAAGCGATGAACTTTTCCCCTGTCGATCTTGTAAGGCCAAAACTGTGATAGAACTGAACTCACTTGAGAGGAGAAGGGGAATTGGAGATTTAGGTTTTCTTGCTccttcttgagagagagagagagagagagagagagagagagagagagagagtttctttCTAGTTGTTCTGTGAGTCTACAATGTCGGGTTGCAACGCATCCATCGCATCAGAAATAGAATAAGCTTCGTTCCCAATTTCCCTAAGCCAGGTTTCATACATCTCTTACGTTTGTTGGAAAACTATAGGATTTTAactttctgtttttcttcttctaacgTTCCCGCTTTGGTTTAGaaggaaaaaaccctagaaaaaggggaaaggaaTCACGAGCAAGGAAACAAACATTCAGAATCGGtttttacttcttttctttcttttacaatGGGTTTTTGGGGATCTGCCCTCTTTGACTTGCAAATCAGACGCTGGTTTTGAGATCGACAGCAGTGACGGGGACGATTTCAGTAAAGAAGACGAAGAAAAGAGGGAGTGGGAGGCAGAGACGTAGATGAACGTCGGTTTCAGGTACAATGACAACGTCTTTGGAGGAAACACTGATGACGGTGACGGAGATGGAGAGGGTGAAGGAAATAGTGCCAGAGAAGAAGAGTGATGGTGGAGTGTCGGGACTGAATAGGTTAAATAAAACAACAAGGACTCAACAATATAGATTTGGCCCTTTTAATCCAAGGGTCAAGACTTGCTAGCATACCTGGTATTTAAGTATCTTGCTAGCATGCCGacctttttcccatttttttgtaacacttcttccttcttttgttgAAAGGGTATTTCTTTTATGGATTGTTAGCGTATTGAAGAGGCTGTATTTCATAGAAGGATTAATTGCACTGATATATAAATCATTAAGTACATCTGAGCCTTATCATGTGatgtattattattttgacTAGTTTTTATAactcattttttaatatttatttcacACATGCGCTCAGTCACAACTGACAATGAACTTGCCACATTGAAGATATACGAACCATTGGGAAAAGTCTTTCTACGTGGGCTGTCAGGGAAATCCTCTCTCAATTATtttgactatatatatatatattttttaaagcaATGGAAATTACTCAGATTTACTATTTTCTATTGAGAAATCGATGCCTTTCCCTGTGctgttttgttttctaaatcAGAAAAACTCTAAAAATAAGTAAACGACGACCATTAATGGCTGCATTCTCTCCTTTAGCTAACCATTCTACCCTATCTCACGTCGTCCGACCATCGGCCCATAAGGGGATCTAGGCTTCTCCCATTGACCCATGCTGGTGTATGAACCATGTGATTAGGCAATTAtcttttgttcaattttttaagggaaaaaaaaaaaacctaaaaggtaACATGGTCTCTACATCTATACATGAGAAGAGGGCAAAATAACTATCCCTCTGCTCATAAAAGAGGTAAATTCTACCACTATTAATGCTTCAACATGTGCTTCCAAATTTCTAATGAACGTGTATAGTAAGATAATGGTCAATCTATTGGGCACTAGTAGGGCCAAAGACCACTTATTTTTACACATATCCAAATATGATAGGTTCAATCCGACTTCCCCCCTCGGGCAAAGCTAATGTTCATGTGCTTTCAACGTACGGGAGTTATTTTgccttttaggaatcttttcctattttttttttcttattaagaaGAAACTACATTACCCTCCCTTGCTAAGTTTAAAATTACTTATCCCTCATGTATTTTGTTGATTCTTTCAATCATACCACACGTGAGTAACAAATATCCTTTGCAGCCAATAGGATCTACGATGAAGTGCAGTGAGGGTCATGCTGCTGACACGTGGCTGATAGACCATCAAAGACTGAGAGACTTCACCCGTAGAAGCCGAATACTCTCTCAAACCCACCCGAAAAACATCAAACACATCCAagaaaaatattcaacatagcAGTGAAATTGAGAATGAAACTACAGAATTGGAGACTAACCCAGTAGAATCTGCAAGGCCATTTCCACCCAAGGGGAGATCAATGTTATACACCACCCCACAGTGACGATGACTATCATGTTCTTTCATGGCACTCAAGAGACCCCTGCTGCCACCCATCAAACTTGTTCACCACATTCAATACCACATTGGCAAAGACATGGTAGACCACAAAGACAACCAAAATGGCGAACCCAAATATCAATCTTCTGAGATCCATTCCTCTGTTCCCCAAATCAGTCTCCAATTTTTCAAGTTTCACAGAAATAGAAGAAACccagagagggagaaagaggaatgCAATATTTCAATTTATACAGAGAGCGCGAGAGTAAAGAACACAAAATAGTACTCTCCACGTCTTTCATCAGCGAAGAATTCTTCATATAGAGATGGTAACCCATATGGGTTTGCATCATTACCTCCTCTGATCGACGAAAAACAATCAAGAAAATGGCATAACAAGAAGATCATTCCCATTCCAATGTTGGTCGCGGAACACCTTCTCGAAATCAATGTTGGTCACGGAAcaagaagatggagagagaaCGAAGCAAGAAGAAGGAATTACCTCTCGATTtgagaagaaaggagaggagaggatgGAGAGAGGGCGGTGAAATTCCCTGCTAGTGCTTGTTCTCAACTTCGAACAGAGGACACAGGTCGAGATTTGAGAATGAAACAACAAACCCTAGGTTTTCGAGTGGGTTTGAAGATAGTACCCGGCTTCAACAGGTCGAGATTTCAGAGGTGCCACGTGTTAGCACTTGGCAGCACGACCCTCACTGCATTTCACCTGCCATTAGTGGAGATTAGAGAGAGAATTAGAATTTTCAGTATGATTCTGAAAATTATCTGATTTTCAGTTACTTTTTGCCCATGAACTGGCCATGCAAGCTTTCCATCTTCCACATTTGTGCAAGGTAACGCCTTTAGAGTGTGGAACTTTCTTTCGGAAAGCCAGTGCTTTGGCGGCGAAAGAACATGTACAAATTCCTCTCAAGTCGATTGGAAGAactcttctgtttttttgtttttgtagaaAGGAAGAACTCATTTATAGAAGTGAAgcaccaaaacccaaaaaacataGGGATACATAATAATCAAACTAATCCTCTAGGGACTTTTGCAAGTCTCTCATAGGGATTTTTTCCACAATTTTGCGAGGAAGCTGTGTTCTTACGTTGTATGACTGTAGGACCATAGAGACTACTTATAATAGTACATCCAGTCTTAATTATTCTCACAATAAATGGATTGTACTATCTCTCTAAGTGGACCAACACATCACTCATATTAATGTAGCCCACAAAGCTCAACATCTCAAACTCAACATCTTTCTCAAGGCATCGATATGGCTTTGGCAGCGCATTGTTTCAAACAAGTGATGAGCGGAATCATATTTGCAGGTCCTTGCTTCTATACCTGTTAACCTGGACTTCAGCTCTTCCATTCTTTATGTAGATATTAATATCtagataaaaaagatgagggtaaaCCTGTCATTTGAGTTGCATCTCTGACACTGTTAACACCACCCGCATATGATAATAATTTCAAACTTAATAAGGAATGGGAGTGACATAGGTGtagggagtgtaatttcctctttaaTTAATAAGTAATACTTAGTGGATCTAATGTTTTTAAGTCGAATCCGGTTGGAAgtcattccctctctctctagatcAGAATCACATATGGCAATGGAAACAAAGGAATCATCGAAGTGGGAAGGCAAGCTTTGCGCAGAGGTAAAAGGAGCAACCGCAGACCAAGTGTGGCCTCTGCTAGCTGATTTCAACATCCACAAGTGGTTCCCTGCCGCCGACAATTGTCAGCCTTTGGAGGGCATCAGCTTTTGGAGGGCATCTCTGGACAGCCCGGCTGCCTTCGCTACTGCTCCAAAACATCAGCACCACCCCCTGCGTCGTCGGAGTCAGCAGCCGAAGAGAAGGAGATCGCCGCCACTACCATGTGGGCAAAGGAGAGACTCGTGGCCATCGACCCTGTGGAACGTTACCTGAGCTACTAGGTCCTTGAATACAATGTTGGGATGAAGTCTTACATCGCCACCATGAAAATACTTCAACTCTCCAAGGCGGCACTGctgcggcggcggcggcggcggagGTCAATTCTGAAGGGTGTCAGATCGAGTGGTCATTCGTGGCTGAACCTTTTGAAGGCTGGACTCTCGAGGGCTCTCTCCTTTTTCGAATCCTGCccctagttagtttattcgcgtttaaaacgcgtttgaAACGGCGTCTcttttttttgccgttttaaatgTTGTTTGTCgaatttttcatagaaaatCGGTAAAAAATGAGAACAGgactatttgaagtttttttgccgttttaaacacCATACCgtttttttgatagtaaaaaaacggattttaaaaaatataaacgttttaaaatagaaacgtttaaaacggggctatttgttttgattgttatctaggtatttagagaattattatgccaatttatgtctatatattgccctttttttgacaccgtattatttaaatataaatgtttaaaacacgtatcgtccgttttttattttttcctgtttttatcgtatttgaccgtatttttgaccgtcccgttcacgttttgatccgtttaaaacatgcccgtaccgaacaatgtttttttgccgttcctgttttaactaacagagatCCTACCTTCAAGGCATGGCCCAGAGAATGGAAGATGCTCTGTGCCTTACTCCAATCTCTGTCTGAGCTAAGTTCATTATCATTTCCCTCAATTAAAGCTTGATTCTATGGGTTCAGATGCCTTTAAGATTGCTAAGACTGTTAAAACCCCTATTTCAAGAGATTGTCTTCCcacaatataatttttttttttttttaagagacaGGAGGGGTATCCAATTTTAGGCCGACTAAATCCCCCCGGGCTTGTATATGATCCCCACGCCACGTACAAATCAGAAGCTTCTGGGCCCTAGTGAACCTCAGGCGGGTGGCCCCAAGGAATTATACAGTGGCAAAGTTTTGATCGCGAGACCTTACTTCCTGAGGTGAAGTCTcatgtcccctccaagccagctatgctaaccccttggggttacCCCACATTATAATTTTTCCATTGGGTCTCACACCATTCAATCAGAGTAATGATACACCCTCATTCACATcaactttttcttttgtggTCAAGAGATTGCTATTCATCACATGGTTTTGGCTTGGACATAGGAGTTTGTAAAATTACCAACCCATttctatgaaataaaaaatttcatttatgtcCATGTTCcgcttttttctatttcttttttattcttcaaaaagagggtggaaaagagagagagagagagagagagatccttatgtacagaaaaaaaaaaaaaatgataatatctACAACCTCTTTGGTCTTTCATAATTGACAATATCAAATCTTATATCTCCCTTTTATGGATCAACTTTCACAGAGCATTTACTAACGGGTTGAATTCCCTGAAAGCAATCTTAAACACACAATGATCGAGTTGTTAAAAGAAAGGGCCCTTGAAGAATCATTCCATACAAATTCAAGAGAAAGGAAATCATAAAATTTATTTGTCATAAGGATGAATAACTAACAAAATTGACATGCCTTTTAAAGATATAGATCTGATCTCTTTTGAAGATATAAATCCAATTTCTATTAAAGAATTGCAGAAGATTATTGTAGATGATCATAACATGATGAAGtcataaaaattttcaagaaacTCATAAGAAATGAGGGTGCTCACCTCAGTTGGACAGGTATATTATAATCTGGTATTTTGAACTTTCAAAAGTCTCGTTGCATATGTGACCTATATATATCTCTTGAGTGGAAATGATCAGCCGTAAAGTCTAACCCTAAGTGAGATGCTAGACATATAATGATCATATTCAAAACGACCCATATGCTTACCTTGGCAATTactaaaatgttaaaaaaaagaaaaaaaaaagcctatttcataaatcaaaatcgatttttgccaaaagagaaaatagaatattttacataaataaataaaaacatatttCTTATGAAACCATTTTGacaataaatattttcaaactGACAGCTGAAGGTACGTGTACACTTCTATAATTGTTAAGTCACTGGCAATAAAACATTAGTCACTAAGattaaaactcaaaatacaTGAGATCTTTTTATGAATGGACTCCACAATGCTTATGCGTACTGACTATTAAGAGACTAGTTCTCATGTCTCTCATAGTCTAAGAAATTTTGATTTGCACTCCTCTAACCCATCGCAGTCCAACAATGCATATGTAAACACATAATGCATGCACCATGATAGATGCGGTTAAGTCAAGGATTACAAAGTGGCTTATTCGGATGATCATCTACAAATTAATCCACTAATCCAGTAGACCAACACAACAATGGTACCATTTAATTGACTTCATAAGCCACAAAATATGCATATCACAtgccataaaataaaattaaaatgtcCAATAATAATGtacaaaaataatacaaataaatgTGTGTTTGACAACACAATTCCAATAAGAGTTGGTCAATCCATAAATTTCCTGATTAAATTAATAGATCACCAAGCATTTAAGGAGTTGCTTTCTGTCATCTAACTGATCCACTACATTTGTTGAGATTAATTGCAAAATCACTTGATAGAATTAAGCCCGCCGTTCAATATGCAGCTACTTGTAGCCCATCTAGTATGTTATTAGTGATATTGGAGGAAGAACAGCAACCATTGACAGAAAGTCTCCCCCTCAATTAACATTGTTTTAACCATCACAATTGATGGCTATATTCATCTTCAGGGAAAGGCCTGGTGTCGAAATAGTGGAAAGATTTCCCACAAAGAACAAACTAACTTGCCCTGGGCGAAGTCCACAAATGGAAAGATGCAGCCCTTTGAGACAACCGTGTACATTGCTTTGGATTCTAAAAAGTAGGTCTTGGggccttctcttcttctagttGAAACCTCTATGGTTTCTTTCCAACCAAAGGCCACACTCACAACAGGATTTTtaaaggagcaacaagagagGTAGAGGTCCACAGCCTGcataaaattgagaaaaaaaaaactcgtaCAAAACATGAGAAATTGGATAGAGAAGAGTCGATAGAAGTTTAATTCATCCTGGTTAACTATTGGCTTAGCTTTAATTCATACTTTGCCACAAGTGAGATGGAAAGACCAGAAGACCTCCTTCGTCTCATGCCAAAGGCTGTTCATTAAGCCCATGAATAATGAAGTCCACATCTTCTGCAGTGAACAGTGAGGTGCAGTGAGGTGCAGTGGGCATCAGATGGCTAAGAGCATCTTGACACGCACCCCAAGGAGCTCCTAGCCACCCCAATGGTCATTGCACTGGTGCAGTGACTACAGACAATTTTCAACCATGATGCCCTTGAAAATACAAAGAGAATATCCTTAGCAACAGAATATGGGGAACTTTAGCTTAGCTTAGTAGTGACAGTTTCAACTTGAAGAGCTGGTGCTAATAGCTTGTGGGATTGAATCCTATCATATGCATTTGTGAGTAGATAGGTGTGAGTAGAAATGGGTGATCATTGGCCCTATTAATGTCTAGTAATAGGCTGGCCATGGACCAACGGTACTCAGTAGGATGACAAgttaaataaaagggaaaacataaaacaaaaacaacagctcaaagggcccgtttgataacgtttatgctgtttctgtttcaagaaacgatagaaacagaaatttccgtttctgggaacagaaacagatttttgggtgtttgataaacttgtttcttgaaacgtttatCTGTCTCTTCTTTTGCAAATAGGAAACCGACCGATTGAAATAAACACCAGCAGCTCCGATCCGGAACGACAGACTTCTCGGTGTCCTTGCTCTCCAGACACATTGAGAGATACTCAACCCCATTGACGGAACTCTGGTAGACACTAATCCGAAGATTACATTCCCCAGCAGGGAAAACAGGGCTCATTATCTTCTGGGTTTTGATCATCTCCTTAAAAAGACTGAAATTGCGAACCCTCCAAATGAACTTCCCACTCAATACATCAGAAACAGGACCTGCGACGACAACTGAGGACGATGAGGAAGAAGACTGTACCTCATTGTTATCACATGTGAAGGAAATGGATTCATTCAATACGAGGATATCAGCAGTGATGAGAACAGAGTCGTTATTGAAAAGGAAACCAGCTTTGGGATCAAGAATTGTGGAAGAGGGGGTGAAGTCGCACCAACCGTGAGATTTCTTCTTGCTTGAGAATCGATGCCATGAGTCCCTCTGAATGGACTTGGCCTCGTCGAGGTGATTAATGATGGAGAGCCGATAACTAGCGAAACAATCCCatttagaagaagaggaacctCGAGGATCCATGACTTGGAGGTAGATGGAGAAGTAACCAGGGAGGGCTTGAGAGTCTCCTTTAGGGTATACAAGGAGACGACAGTCGTATCCTCCCACCTCAAAGTAACGGCTCCATAGTGCCCTAGCCTTCACTTTGGGGAAATTGACGACCGTCCATCGACAAACCACAGAATGATCTCCACGGCGCTCGACGGAGACCGATTCCTGGCCGCCCCCTTCGCGGGACCCAAAGGTTTCTTCTGCAGCTGATATCGGTAGACAAGCCATTTTCTCTGATGCCGTCGATGATGATGTTGTCGCTGGAACTGCCAGCGGTTGCTGTGGTGGGTCGGAAAACGCTGTAGTGGACGACGATGAAGCTGCTTCGGATTGGCTAGACTTCATCGGAGACGAAAGAATACAGATATGTGATTAAGGAGTCCAGTAGCTTCACTAAGaatggtagtgatgccaaactccgtcttcaatatcgattttttgtgccccatttttgtttcgagaaacgagcgaaacaagtaaagcttgtttcgtcattcatgtttcttga
This genomic stretch from Macadamia integrifolia cultivar HAES 741 chromosome 2, SCU_Mint_v3, whole genome shotgun sequence harbors:
- the LOC122065261 gene encoding MATH domain and coiled-coil domain-containing protein At3g58200-like, with the protein product MKSSQSEAASSSSTTAFSDPPQQPLAVPATTSSSTASEKMACLPISAAEETFGSREGGGQESVSVERRGDHSVVCRWTVVNFPKVKARALWSRYFEVGGYDCRLLVYPKGDSQALPGYFSIYLQVMDPRGSSSSKWDCFASYRLSIINHLDEAKSIQRDSWHRFSSKKKSHGWCDFTPSSTILDPKAGFLFNNDSVLITADILVLNESISFTCDNNEVQSSSSSSSVVVAGPVSDVLSGKFIWRVRNFSLFKEMIKTQKIMSPVFPAGECNLRISVYQSSVNGVEYLSMCLESKDTEKSVVPDRSCWLWTSTSLVAPLKILL